The following proteins come from a genomic window of Corynebacterium sp. P4-C1:
- a CDS encoding cell wall-binding repeat-containing protein — translation MRFTSRRSTSTAAVAVTTSMLLAGCSAFGGGDGPSDSGSESGANAQGGGVAASLVKDGSQVIADPDGTGSEVSQKFFPESDTVVVAAADRESRLKAAAIAVDEGAPMLTRFGTPETSAAVDAEIERLGATRVINVGEGAGEETDEDDLKLIADTQPVAAEEEQEVRAIVDRAQGDGRGTDSDGAGEDVPIFATELTSFAATATAAAKKLPVTVLSYADPRVTKESMDQVNGKKAVALGRQFGSTERFRSTIELAKNGEVTGGGGLIFPGRRMIATYGHPSGPALGQMGEQPPAEAVNVVKEWVRQYQELTDEKVIPAFEIIATVASSDPGDDGNFTNESDPAELVPYIDAITEAGGYAVIDLQPGLTTFKEQALRYEELLKRPNVGLALDAEWKLQPGQQPAAQVGSANAAEINEATQWLAELTRENKLPQKALIVHQFQLAMLPDRENIDTSAPELSFILHADGHGTTEQKFETWNVMRKDLQPQFFMAWKNFIDEDMPMFTPEQTYSTVNPRPWFVSYQ, via the coding sequence ATGCGTTTCACTTCCCGCCGTTCCACCTCCACCGCCGCGGTCGCGGTGACAACCTCGATGCTGCTGGCCGGATGCTCGGCTTTCGGCGGGGGAGACGGGCCCTCCGACAGCGGATCGGAATCCGGGGCGAATGCTCAGGGCGGCGGTGTGGCGGCTTCGCTGGTGAAGGACGGGTCCCAAGTCATCGCCGACCCCGACGGGACAGGGTCTGAGGTCTCCCAGAAATTCTTCCCGGAATCGGACACAGTTGTCGTGGCCGCCGCCGATCGGGAAAGCAGGCTCAAAGCTGCGGCAATCGCTGTGGACGAGGGGGCTCCGATGCTGACCCGTTTCGGCACGCCCGAAACGTCCGCTGCCGTCGACGCCGAAATCGAGCGGCTCGGCGCTACCCGCGTAATCAACGTCGGTGAAGGCGCTGGCGAGGAAACCGACGAGGACGACCTCAAGCTCATCGCGGACACCCAGCCGGTGGCCGCGGAAGAGGAACAGGAAGTCCGTGCGATTGTGGACCGCGCCCAGGGGGATGGCCGGGGCACGGACAGTGACGGGGCCGGAGAGGATGTCCCGATCTTCGCGACCGAACTGACCTCCTTTGCCGCCACCGCGACTGCTGCGGCCAAGAAGCTTCCCGTCACGGTGCTCTCGTACGCCGACCCGCGCGTGACCAAGGAATCGATGGACCAGGTCAACGGCAAGAAGGCTGTGGCGCTCGGCCGTCAATTTGGCAGCACGGAGCGGTTCCGCAGCACGATTGAGTTGGCCAAGAACGGCGAGGTGACCGGTGGTGGCGGCCTGATCTTCCCGGGGCGGCGGATGATCGCCACCTACGGGCACCCGTCGGGCCCGGCGCTGGGCCAGATGGGTGAGCAGCCGCCCGCGGAAGCAGTGAACGTCGTGAAGGAATGGGTGCGCCAGTACCAGGAACTCACAGACGAGAAGGTGATTCCGGCCTTTGAGATCATCGCCACTGTGGCATCTTCGGATCCGGGTGACGACGGCAATTTCACCAACGAGTCCGACCCCGCGGAACTCGTCCCGTACATCGACGCCATCACGGAAGCGGGCGGCTACGCCGTCATCGATTTGCAGCCGGGCTTGACCACTTTCAAGGAGCAGGCACTCAGGTACGAAGAGCTGCTGAAGCGCCCGAATGTGGGGCTCGCGCTCGATGCCGAGTGGAAGCTCCAGCCTGGCCAGCAGCCCGCGGCCCAGGTGGGGTCCGCGAATGCGGCGGAGATCAACGAAGCGACGCAGTGGCTCGCGGAACTCACCCGCGAAAACAAACTACCGCAGAAGGCGTTGATCGTGCACCAGTTCCAGCTGGCGATGCTGCCAGACCGCGAGAACATCGACACCTCGGCGCCCGAGCTGTCCTTCATCCTGCACGCGGACGGCCACGGCACAACTGAGCAGAAATTCGAGACATGGAACGTCATGAGGAAGGACCTGCAGCCGCAGTTCTTCATGGCGTGGAAGAACTTCATCGACGAAGATATGCCGATGTTCACCCCGGAACAGACGTACAGCACAGTCAATCCGCGCCCGTGGTTTGTGAGCTATCAATAG
- a CDS encoding 3-isopropylmalate dehydrogenase — protein sequence MKIAVIAGDGIGPEVMEEGLKVLRAVRDDVELTEYDLGARRYLRNGELLTDEDLASLREHDAILLGAIGDPDRVPAGVLERGLLLPLRFKLDHYVNLRPSKLYPTAVSPLANPGEIDFVVVREGTEGLYAGNGGTLRQGTPAEVACEVSQNTRYGVERLVRHGFETAMARRKKLTLVHKTNVLTNAGALWQNTVNDVAAEYPEVEVDYNHIDAATIYMVTDPDRYDVIVTDNLFGDILTDLAGAVAGGVGLACSGNIDASRANPSMFEPVHGSAPDIAGKGLADPTAMILSVAMMLRWLDDEEAATRIEDAVAEDVSARRDNETAGGASAENGSFTERVGTRIAESLK from the coding sequence ATGAAAATTGCGGTTATTGCAGGAGACGGCATCGGCCCGGAAGTGATGGAAGAGGGCCTGAAGGTCCTGCGCGCAGTGCGCGACGACGTGGAGCTCACCGAGTACGACCTCGGTGCGCGGCGCTATCTGCGCAACGGTGAGTTGCTTACCGACGAGGACTTGGCGAGCCTCCGCGAGCACGACGCGATTCTCCTCGGTGCGATCGGCGACCCGGACCGCGTCCCGGCCGGCGTGCTCGAGCGCGGCCTGCTGCTACCGCTGCGCTTCAAGCTGGACCACTACGTGAACCTCCGCCCGTCGAAGCTGTACCCGACGGCGGTGAGTCCGCTCGCGAATCCCGGCGAGATCGACTTCGTGGTTGTGCGCGAGGGAACCGAGGGACTCTACGCCGGCAACGGTGGCACGCTGCGGCAGGGCACTCCGGCAGAAGTGGCCTGCGAGGTTTCCCAGAACACCCGCTACGGCGTCGAGCGTCTCGTCCGCCACGGTTTCGAGACCGCGATGGCGCGCCGCAAGAAGCTGACGCTGGTGCACAAGACGAATGTGCTCACGAATGCCGGTGCATTGTGGCAGAACACTGTTAACGATGTCGCTGCCGAGTACCCGGAGGTCGAGGTCGACTACAACCACATCGACGCCGCGACGATTTATATGGTCACCGATCCTGACCGGTACGACGTGATTGTCACCGACAATCTCTTCGGTGACATCCTCACCGACCTCGCCGGCGCTGTCGCCGGCGGCGTGGGGCTGGCGTGCTCGGGCAACATCGATGCCTCCCGTGCAAACCCGTCGATGTTCGAGCCGGTCCACGGATCAGCGCCGGACATCGCAGGCAAGGGACTCGCCGACCCGACTGCGATGATTCTTTCGGTCGCCATGATGCTGCGCTGGCTTGACGACGAAGAGGCCGCCACCCGCATCGAAGATGCCGTCGCGGAGGATGTTTCCGCACGGCGTGACAACGAGACCGCCGGCGGTGCAAGTGCGGAAAACGGAAGCTTCACCGAAAGGGTCGGAACCCGTATCGCGGAATCCCTCAAGTAA
- a CDS encoding YbdD/YjiX family protein, whose amino-acid sequence MGAVAEGVVSAFKWTNWYIKELMGDNDYAKYCAHQRAHHPDAELMTEREYWKAKWAHQEANPGSRCC is encoded by the coding sequence ATGGGCGCGGTAGCGGAAGGAGTTGTCTCCGCTTTCAAGTGGACGAACTGGTACATCAAGGAATTGATGGGCGACAACGACTACGCGAAGTACTGCGCCCACCAGCGCGCCCACCATCCGGACGCGGAGTTGATGACGGAGCGGGAATACTGGAAAGCAAAGTGGGCGCATCAAGAAGCCAACCCGGGAAGCCGTTGTTGTTAA
- a CDS encoding carbon starvation CstA family protein: MTTATRKDDPGSPEASAVPRERLEISVTPDGAEHIVGVKPEKIIGTGERIAIAIAAVLAALGWGAIAMNRGETINSVWLVLAAIGTYIIGYSLYARLVEYKVVKPRNTRATPAEYVNDGTDFVPTDRRVLFGHHFAAIAGAGPLVGPVMAAQMGYLPGTLWIIFGVVLAGAVQDYLVLAVSSRRRGRSLGQMLKDEVGKVGGFAGTLVTMVIMVIIIAVLGLVVVNALAESPWGVFSIAMTIPIALFMGVYGRFIRPGRVAEVSVIGVVLLLAAIIGGGYVAETAWGADMFTLSKGTLAVCILVYGLIASVLPVWLLLAPRDYLSTFMKIGVIAMLAVAIFVDRPEVHMPAVTAFGREGGGPVFSGNLFPFLFITIACGALSGFHALISSGTTPKLLEKETHARAIGYGGMLMESFVAIMALITAIVLDRHVYFAINSPKAKTGGEEASAAEFVNGLNIPGEGVTAEKLSALAEAVGEPTIVSRTGGAPTFAIGTSEIMTNIVGNPAMQAFWYHFAIMFEGLFILTAIDAGTRVARFMMGDMVGNIKGLEKFKDPSWRIGSWVSTLLVCAMWGAILVMGVTDPLGGINVLFPLFGIANQLLAAVALCLVTAIVFKKGLFKWAWIPVVPLVWDLIITMTASWQKIFSDDPSIGYFAQHAKYKDARAQGLEAFQAAKTPSEIDIVVRNTMIQGVLSIFFAVLVIVVVLATIVACVRAVQAHNRGIEIEDLEEPEVPSTLFTPRGMTATAEEKAVAKELGIDLSTPAGAGH, from the coding sequence ATGACCACCGCAACGCGCAAAGACGACCCGGGGTCGCCAGAGGCATCCGCGGTTCCGCGTGAGCGTCTAGAGATTTCCGTAACGCCGGACGGTGCCGAGCACATTGTGGGCGTGAAACCGGAGAAGATCATCGGCACCGGTGAGCGCATCGCCATTGCGATCGCCGCAGTGCTGGCGGCCCTCGGCTGGGGCGCCATCGCGATGAACCGCGGCGAGACAATCAACTCGGTGTGGCTCGTCCTAGCCGCCATCGGCACCTACATCATCGGCTACAGCCTCTACGCGCGGCTGGTGGAGTACAAGGTAGTCAAACCGCGCAATACCCGGGCGACACCCGCCGAGTACGTCAACGATGGCACCGACTTCGTCCCGACTGACCGCCGCGTGCTCTTCGGCCACCACTTCGCCGCCATCGCCGGTGCAGGTCCGCTCGTCGGCCCTGTCATGGCCGCGCAGATGGGCTACCTGCCGGGCACCCTCTGGATCATCTTCGGCGTGGTTCTCGCCGGCGCTGTCCAGGACTACCTGGTGCTCGCGGTGTCCTCGCGCCGCCGCGGCCGCTCCCTGGGCCAGATGCTCAAGGACGAGGTGGGCAAAGTCGGCGGTTTCGCGGGCACTCTGGTCACGATGGTGATCATGGTGATCATCATTGCCGTGCTCGGCCTCGTCGTGGTCAACGCGCTCGCGGAATCCCCATGGGGCGTGTTCTCCATCGCAATGACTATCCCGATCGCTTTGTTCATGGGCGTCTACGGCCGCTTCATCCGTCCGGGTCGCGTGGCTGAAGTCTCTGTCATCGGTGTCGTCCTCCTGCTCGCCGCGATCATCGGCGGCGGTTATGTCGCCGAGACGGCCTGGGGCGCCGACATGTTCACGTTGTCCAAGGGGACCCTGGCCGTGTGCATCCTTGTCTACGGTCTGATCGCGTCGGTGCTGCCGGTGTGGCTGCTGCTCGCTCCGCGCGATTATTTGTCCACGTTCATGAAGATCGGCGTCATCGCGATGCTCGCGGTGGCGATCTTCGTCGACAGGCCCGAAGTGCACATGCCCGCGGTCACCGCATTTGGCCGTGAGGGCGGCGGGCCGGTGTTCTCCGGAAACCTGTTCCCGTTCCTGTTCATCACCATCGCGTGCGGCGCGCTGTCGGGCTTCCACGCGCTGATCTCCTCGGGCACGACTCCGAAGCTGCTGGAAAAAGAGACGCACGCCCGTGCCATCGGCTACGGCGGCATGCTCATGGAGTCCTTCGTGGCCATCATGGCGCTGATCACGGCGATTGTCCTCGACCGGCACGTCTATTTCGCCATCAACTCCCCGAAGGCGAAGACCGGTGGGGAAGAAGCGTCCGCCGCGGAATTCGTGAACGGTCTGAATATTCCCGGTGAGGGAGTGACCGCGGAGAAGCTTTCTGCGCTGGCCGAAGCGGTCGGCGAGCCCACGATCGTGTCCCGCACCGGCGGTGCCCCGACGTTCGCCATCGGAACGTCCGAGATCATGACCAACATCGTGGGCAATCCGGCCATGCAGGCATTCTGGTACCACTTCGCCATCATGTTTGAGGGCCTGTTCATCCTCACCGCCATTGATGCGGGTACGCGTGTGGCGCGCTTCATGATGGGCGACATGGTGGGCAACATTAAGGGGCTGGAGAAGTTCAAGGACCCGTCTTGGCGGATCGGCAGCTGGGTCTCCACCCTGCTGGTCTGTGCCATGTGGGGCGCGATCCTGGTCATGGGTGTCACTGATCCGCTCGGCGGCATCAACGTGCTCTTCCCGCTGTTCGGCATAGCCAACCAGTTGCTCGCCGCGGTCGCACTGTGCCTGGTCACTGCCATTGTGTTCAAGAAGGGCCTGTTCAAGTGGGCGTGGATCCCGGTGGTGCCGCTCGTGTGGGACCTCATCATCACGATGACGGCCAGCTGGCAGAAAATCTTCAGCGACGATCCGTCGATCGGCTACTTCGCGCAGCACGCCAAGTACAAGGATGCGCGGGCTCAAGGGTTGGAGGCATTCCAGGCTGCGAAAACGCCGTCGGAGATCGACATCGTCGTCCGCAACACGATGATTCAGGGTGTTTTGTCCATCTTCTTCGCTGTGCTCGTCATCGTCGTGGTCCTGGCGACCATCGTCGCATGCGTTCGCGCGGTTCAGGCGCACAACCGCGGCATCGAGATCGAAGACCTCGAAGAGCCGGAGGTTCCGTCCACCTTGTTCACTCCGCGCGGCATGACTGCCACAGCGGAGGAGAAAGCAGTGGCCAAGGAACTCGGGATCGATCTGAGCACCCCGGCAGGAGCGGGGCACTGA
- the serA gene encoding phosphoglycerate dehydrogenase gives MSTVSAPVSNPEAKPVVLIADKLAQSTVDALGDSVEVRWVDGPNREELLAAVPEAQALLVRSATTVDSEVLAAAPNLRIVGRAGVGLDNVDVETATERGVMVVNAPTSNIHSACEHAIALLLSTARQIPAADKTLRDGEWKRSSFKGVEIYGKTVGIVGFGHIGQLFAQRLTAFETEIIAYDPYANPSRAAQLGVELVELEELVSRADFVTIHLPKTKETQGMFNAELLAKAKEGQIIINAARGGLVDEQALADAIVNGPIRGAGFDVYATEPCTDSPLFALDEVVMTPHLGASTSEAQDRAGTDVARSVLKALAGEFVPDAVNVVGGAVGEEVAVWLELARKLGLLAGKLLDDAPVSLRVTARGELSTEDPSTLALSAVRGLFSGIVEEQVTFVNAPAIAKARGLEVESGAANESRDHRSALEVQVVSANGGTATVEGALTGLDRVEKIVRINGRGVDMRAQGRNLFLSYTDKPGALGHVGAQLGNEGINIEAAALTQSAKGDGAFLILRVEKEVPAELEAAVAKSIEADCIQLDLD, from the coding sequence ATGAGCACCGTGTCCGCACCTGTGTCCAACCCGGAAGCCAAGCCTGTTGTTCTGATTGCCGATAAGCTCGCCCAGTCCACAGTGGATGCGCTGGGGGATTCCGTCGAGGTGCGTTGGGTGGACGGCCCGAACCGCGAGGAGCTGCTTGCTGCGGTGCCGGAAGCGCAGGCACTCCTCGTGCGTTCCGCGACCACCGTGGACAGCGAGGTCCTCGCCGCCGCGCCGAATCTGCGCATTGTCGGCCGCGCCGGTGTCGGCCTCGACAATGTGGATGTGGAAACCGCCACGGAGCGTGGCGTGATGGTTGTCAACGCCCCGACCTCCAATATCCACTCGGCGTGCGAGCACGCGATCGCGCTGCTGTTGTCCACCGCCCGCCAGATCCCGGCTGCGGACAAGACGCTGCGCGACGGCGAGTGGAAGCGCTCATCCTTCAAGGGCGTGGAAATTTACGGCAAGACCGTCGGCATCGTTGGCTTCGGCCACATCGGCCAGCTGTTCGCCCAGCGTCTCACCGCATTCGAGACGGAGATCATCGCCTACGACCCGTACGCGAACCCGTCGCGCGCCGCACAACTCGGCGTTGAGCTCGTGGAGCTGGAGGAGCTCGTCTCCCGCGCCGACTTCGTCACCATCCACCTCCCGAAGACCAAAGAGACCCAAGGCATGTTCAACGCGGAGCTCTTGGCGAAGGCGAAGGAAGGCCAGATCATCATCAACGCGGCCCGCGGCGGGCTCGTCGACGAGCAGGCGCTTGCCGACGCAATCGTCAACGGCCCCATCCGCGGCGCCGGTTTCGACGTCTACGCCACCGAGCCGTGCACGGATTCCCCGCTGTTCGCCCTGGACGAGGTTGTGATGACTCCGCACCTGGGGGCGTCGACAAGCGAGGCTCAGGACCGCGCGGGCACGGATGTCGCGCGTTCTGTTTTGAAGGCGCTGGCCGGCGAGTTCGTCCCGGATGCCGTCAACGTTGTCGGCGGTGCCGTGGGCGAGGAAGTCGCTGTGTGGCTCGAACTCGCGCGCAAGCTCGGCCTGCTGGCAGGCAAGCTGCTTGACGACGCCCCGGTGTCCCTGCGCGTCACCGCCCGCGGCGAGCTGTCCACCGAGGATCCGTCGACGCTGGCTCTGTCCGCTGTGCGCGGCCTGTTCTCCGGCATTGTCGAGGAACAGGTGACTTTCGTGAACGCCCCGGCAATCGCGAAAGCCCGCGGCCTGGAGGTCGAGTCTGGCGCGGCCAACGAGTCCCGTGACCACCGCTCTGCGCTCGAGGTGCAGGTCGTATCCGCGAACGGCGGCACTGCGACTGTTGAAGGTGCACTGACCGGCCTGGACCGCGTGGAGAAGATCGTGCGCATCAACGGCCGCGGCGTGGACATGCGCGCCCAGGGCCGCAACCTGTTCCTGTCCTACACAGATAAGCCGGGCGCTCTCGGCCACGTCGGCGCCCAGCTGGGCAACGAGGGAATCAACATCGAGGCCGCAGCCCTGACCCAGTCTGCGAAGGGCGACGGCGCCTTCCTGATTCTCCGCGTGGAGAAGGAAGTCCCGGCCGAACTCGAGGCAGCTGTGGCGAAGTCCATCGAGGCGGACTGCATCCAGCTCGACCTCGATTAA
- a CDS encoding DUF262 domain-containing protein, with protein MGFTTPSYSLTDLFARAERGELQTPDFQHTYLWDVDRTRTLLSTVLRGYPVGTLLALDTRNEPMRFRPRPLQGAPATDTQPGLLLLDGQQRLSSLYLSLQGDGRIEVLDFRGRRIFRRFFVDVRAAVADDPMPAEAVFAVDDDGVVRSHFGPAIDGGVGDRQTMVDNFIVPVSALLWEEGNDLLFDMAATTDDPAIRHDVKEFHRRILRPLAAYDIPMTRLDRGTSQIGVGQIFAQANSSGVSMDVFELLTAVFAMEDPEFSLAAHWQECEQVLRQHPALDEIDRVRFLRGVSLLVTSAQGSARGHRGDILNLSLHDYLWASRDLLDAFVRAAEFLSDRCIFSVEQVPYSHQLVPLAVILARLTWDGECLGNPETWDRINQWYWNGVFGELYGAHAPSIRAGSDVDQVTPWAKGETDRVPKTVEDAFFTESRLLTARADSGVYRGLFSLLMARGARDWRTGKPFTAETVAELRPGFHQVFPDGFCRVRGVDADLAQSVLNRTPLGRRTEAVMEDAAPKRYLSRLQSKAIMEDDEFDAVLATHELEPDYLFTSDWQSFFIDRRDRLVGIIEYAMDKKVVRDLDGDSE; from the coding sequence ATGGGGTTTACCACGCCGAGCTACTCCTTGACCGATCTGTTCGCGCGCGCTGAGCGGGGCGAGCTTCAAACGCCGGATTTCCAGCACACCTATCTGTGGGACGTCGATCGCACGCGCACACTCCTGTCGACTGTGCTGCGCGGTTACCCGGTGGGCACGTTGCTGGCGCTGGACACCCGCAATGAGCCGATGCGGTTCCGTCCGCGGCCGTTGCAGGGTGCGCCGGCGACCGACACGCAGCCAGGGTTGCTGCTGCTGGACGGTCAGCAGAGGTTGTCTTCGTTGTACCTGTCCCTGCAGGGCGACGGGCGCATCGAAGTGCTCGACTTCCGCGGCCGCCGCATTTTTCGGCGCTTCTTCGTGGATGTCCGCGCGGCTGTCGCGGACGACCCGATGCCGGCGGAGGCGGTGTTCGCTGTCGACGACGACGGAGTGGTGCGTTCCCACTTCGGCCCGGCGATCGACGGCGGCGTCGGCGACAGGCAGACGATGGTGGACAACTTCATCGTCCCGGTTTCCGCACTGCTGTGGGAAGAAGGGAACGATCTGCTCTTCGATATGGCCGCCACCACCGATGACCCGGCCATCCGGCATGATGTGAAGGAGTTCCACCGGCGCATTCTGCGCCCGCTCGCGGCCTACGACATTCCGATGACGCGCCTCGATCGCGGCACCTCCCAGATCGGGGTGGGGCAGATCTTCGCGCAGGCGAATTCCTCGGGCGTGTCCATGGATGTTTTCGAGCTGCTCACCGCTGTGTTCGCGATGGAAGACCCGGAGTTCTCCCTGGCCGCGCACTGGCAGGAGTGCGAGCAGGTGCTGCGGCAGCACCCCGCGCTCGACGAGATTGACCGTGTCCGTTTCCTGCGTGGAGTGTCCCTCCTCGTCACCAGCGCACAAGGGTCGGCGCGGGGCCACCGCGGCGATATCTTGAACCTGTCCCTGCACGATTACCTGTGGGCATCCCGCGATCTGCTCGACGCTTTCGTGCGTGCTGCGGAATTCCTGTCGGACCGGTGCATCTTTAGCGTCGAGCAGGTGCCGTACTCCCACCAGTTGGTTCCGTTGGCGGTCATTCTGGCGCGGCTCACGTGGGACGGGGAGTGCCTGGGTAATCCGGAGACCTGGGACCGCATCAACCAGTGGTACTGGAACGGCGTGTTCGGCGAGCTGTACGGCGCGCACGCCCCGTCGATCCGCGCCGGTTCCGATGTCGACCAGGTCACTCCGTGGGCGAAGGGGGAGACCGACCGGGTGCCGAAGACGGTGGAGGACGCTTTTTTCACCGAGTCCCGGCTCCTGACCGCCAGGGCTGACTCCGGTGTCTACCGTGGGTTGTTCTCCCTGCTCATGGCGCGAGGTGCCCGTGATTGGCGCACGGGCAAGCCCTTCACGGCGGAGACGGTCGCGGAGCTCCGCCCCGGATTCCACCAAGTCTTTCCGGACGGCTTCTGCCGTGTCCGCGGCGTCGACGCTGACTTGGCCCAGTCGGTGCTCAACCGCACCCCACTCGGCCGGCGCACTGAAGCGGTCATGGAGGACGCCGCACCGAAGCGGTACCTGTCGCGCCTGCAGTCGAAAGCGATCATGGAGGACGACGAATTCGATGCTGTCCTGGCCACTCACGAACTGGAGCCGGACTATTTGTTCACCTCCGACTGGCAGTCCTTTTTCATCGACCGCCGCGACAGGCTCGTGGGGATCATCGAGTACGCGATGGACAAGAAGGTCGTGCGCGACCTAGACGGCGATTCTGAATGA
- a CDS encoding cation diffusion facilitator family transporter: MTEHSHGHSHDHSVSDAPLWALSAALGITGVVFFAELVGGWLSGSMALMADAMHMLSDATGLIIALVAVALGRKPASRYATFGYRRAEVLAAAVNAVTVAAISVWIVVEAVRRIGSPEDIDTRAMIIVAVVGLVANAASAAVLQSQRKQSVNIEGAFLHVMVDLLGSVAVIVAGLVIVWTGFTGADVVASLIIAGLVLPRAWGLLKTSISVLLERVPDGVDPDDVESALLHLEGVEAIHDLHLWSSGGTDVLCTVHLITVAEHAPLLDRAQARLRELGIEHATIQIEPPEHYTHENYCAPHADR, from the coding sequence ATGACGGAACATAGCCACGGGCACAGCCACGACCACAGCGTCAGCGATGCGCCGCTGTGGGCGCTGTCCGCGGCGCTAGGGATCACCGGCGTGGTGTTCTTCGCTGAGCTCGTCGGCGGATGGCTGTCAGGTTCGATGGCGCTCATGGCGGATGCGATGCACATGCTCTCCGACGCCACGGGTCTGATCATCGCGCTGGTGGCGGTCGCGCTGGGGAGGAAACCGGCATCGCGGTACGCCACCTTCGGCTACCGGCGCGCTGAGGTGCTGGCGGCCGCCGTCAACGCTGTCACGGTCGCGGCGATCTCGGTGTGGATCGTCGTGGAGGCGGTGCGGAGGATCGGCAGTCCGGAGGACATCGATACTCGGGCGATGATCATCGTCGCGGTGGTCGGCCTAGTGGCGAATGCGGCGTCGGCGGCGGTGCTGCAGTCGCAGCGTAAGCAGTCGGTGAACATCGAGGGCGCCTTCCTCCACGTCATGGTCGACCTGCTGGGGTCGGTGGCAGTGATCGTGGCCGGTCTGGTCATCGTGTGGACGGGATTCACCGGTGCAGATGTCGTGGCCTCCCTGATCATCGCGGGGCTGGTGCTGCCGAGGGCGTGGGGGTTGCTGAAGACGTCGATAAGCGTGCTGCTCGAGCGCGTTCCGGACGGTGTCGATCCCGACGATGTGGAGTCAGCGTTGCTGCATCTAGAGGGAGTGGAGGCGATCCACGACCTCCACCTGTGGTCCTCCGGCGGAACAGATGTCTTGTGCACGGTGCACCTTATTACTGTGGCCGAGCACGCGCCGCTGCTCGACCGTGCGCAGGCACGCTTGCGGGAGCTGGGGATCGAGCACGCGACGATCCAGATCGAGCCGCCCGAGCACTACACGCACGAGAATTATTGCGCCCCTCACGCTGACCGGTAG
- the ilvC gene encoding ketol-acid reductoisomerase, with the protein MAIEVFYDDDADLSIIQGRKVAVIGYGSQGHAHAQNLRESGVEVVIGLREGSKSAEKAREAGFEVKTNAEAAKWADVIMLLAPDTSQAEIFTKDIEPNLNEGDALFFGHGLNIHFKLIDPADNITVAMVAPKGPGHLVRRTFADGKGVPCLIAVEQDPAGNGQALALSYAAAIGGARAGVIPTTFEAETVTDLFGEQAVLCGGLEELIKNGFEVLTEAGYEPEMAYFECLHEMKLIVDLIYEGGLANMNYSISDTAEFGGYLSGPRIVDEGAKDRMRDVLKDIQSGDFTKRLIANVEGGNKELEGLREKISQHPIEKTGAQLRDMMSWVQNPLSDTAR; encoded by the coding sequence ATGGCAATTGAAGTTTTCTACGACGACGATGCTGATCTGTCCATCATCCAGGGCCGCAAGGTCGCTGTTATCGGCTACGGCTCCCAGGGCCACGCCCACGCGCAGAACCTGCGCGAATCCGGCGTCGAGGTCGTCATCGGTCTGCGCGAAGGTTCCAAGTCCGCGGAGAAGGCCCGTGAGGCCGGATTCGAGGTCAAGACCAACGCCGAGGCCGCCAAGTGGGCAGACGTCATCATGCTGCTCGCACCGGACACCTCCCAGGCCGAGATCTTCACCAAGGACATCGAGCCGAACCTCAACGAAGGCGACGCCCTGTTCTTCGGCCACGGCCTGAATATCCACTTCAAGCTGATTGACCCGGCCGACAACATCACCGTCGCAATGGTCGCTCCGAAGGGGCCCGGCCACTTGGTCCGCCGCACGTTCGCTGACGGCAAGGGCGTTCCCTGCCTGATTGCGGTCGAGCAGGATCCGGCCGGAAACGGTCAGGCCCTCGCCCTGTCCTACGCTGCTGCCATCGGTGGTGCACGTGCCGGTGTCATCCCCACCACTTTCGAAGCTGAGACCGTCACTGACCTGTTCGGTGAGCAGGCTGTTCTGTGCGGTGGCCTGGAAGAGCTGATCAAGAACGGCTTTGAGGTCCTGACCGAGGCCGGCTACGAACCGGAGATGGCCTACTTCGAGTGCCTCCACGAGATGAAGCTGATCGTCGACCTCATCTACGAAGGCGGCCTCGCTAACATGAACTACTCGATCTCGGACACCGCCGAGTTCGGCGGCTACCTGTCCGGCCCGCGCATCGTCGACGAAGGCGCCAAGGATCGCATGCGCGATGTCCTGAAGGATATCCAGTCCGGCGACTTCACTAAGCGCCTGATCGCCAACGTCGAAGGCGGCAACAAGGAGCTCGAGGGTCTGCGCGAGAAGATCTCCCAGCACCCGATCGAGAAGACCGGTGCGCAGCTGCGCGACATGATGTCCTGGGTGCAGAACCCGCTCAGCGACACCGCCCGCTAA